In Nematostella vectensis chromosome 3, jaNemVect1.1, whole genome shotgun sequence, the genomic window ttatgagctcCTGACACAACACCCCTATTTGAATATTTGAACCGTGGGCCGAAAAACATAACACACAACACCCCTATTTGAATATTTGACGGGTGGGCCGAAAAACATAACACACAAACACCCCTATTTGAATATTTGACGGGTGGGCCGAAAAACATAACACACAAACACCCCTATTTGAATATTTGAGGGGTGGGCCGAAAAACATAACACACAACACCCTTATTTGAATTTTTGAAGGGTGGGccgaaaaacaaaacacacaaacaCCCCTATTTGAATATTTGAAGGGTTGGCCGAAACACATAACACACAACACCCCTATTTGAATATTTGAAGGGTGGGCCGAAAAACATATTAAACACAACACACATTTATGGATATTTGCCGATGGTGTAACCTCTGGCACCAAGGGAGTAAGATAAACatacagtcgattgacaaaaggttgtcctcagccggcttcgcgactacgcgacaagcccgcatgtaagcatgggtaaaaatcactgaagcgcctagctgtatatattagccaccgcaTATACGGTAAGACTGTAAGACTGAAGTTATGCgttggctaatatatgcagctaggcgcttcagtgcCTTTTActcatgcttacatgcggacttgtcgcgtagtcggaAAGCTGGTCGaagacaaccttttgtcaaacgactgtcTACATAGCTtcctccgcaggcatctcGTGGCCTGTGTAAAACGCGGCTCTATGAGCCTGGGGCGAGAATctttgctttcaacaaaacaaacatggcggactTTTAACGAAACAACAGCTTTGTATACCTTCCGAAGCGAACGTCTTACCCACCTTCCTAGATATTTTTAGGGATCCGAAAGCAGTAGGGTTATCAGAGGATAGAGTTCTATCGATGACTCTGCGGTAAACAGGAATTtaaccaaaaaaaattgagGTGAGCGATagaggaaaaataagaaatgccTGATAATTTTGCATTCGTAGTGAATGAAAAGATCCTAATCATCATGCTGAAACAAGCCTTTTATGCAAAGGGACCTTTCTATGCAAAGATAAGATGATATTATTTAAATTGGGatgaatcattttttttttcttattttcgcATATTCATTGACATTAGTCGGTAGAGCTACAGTGCACTCATATCACCATATCATATCATAAGCTTAGATAACTACTTTGATTTGCCTAATTTCCTTAAAGATACTAAAGGCAAGTTTTTCTTAACCGCTTGTTGTTTGTATTGGAGGCATGGGCCAGCGGTACACCCTTTTCTTCACATCCAGAGAGGGGCGGGAAGAAGACCTGAAGTGGGCCCTACACGACAGGAGAATTTCCCCAAACCTGCGAGATCCCGAGAGTAAGCAAACAGCACTCCACGTTGCCGCTGCTAAGGGCAGGGCAGGCTGTGTGAAACTCTTAATAGAGGCTGGTAAGGGATTGGGAAGTCTACATGTTATGGGATGAGAGATGACAGGAGGGATCTTTGCCCAGATAGAAGATCTTTGGTGCAGTTCACGTAAACAGGAAGGTGAAGGGGTTTTTCCCTGATCCCTGATTGGACCCAAATTTGCTCCATGATTCGTTAAAAAGGAAATCATTGCTGTGATTTCTTAAAATTGTATGTCCTTGTGACCCATGATTGAACACAATTCTCCTGCCTGAATTGTTATTTCAAACCTTGAAATTCGTAAAATGCAACAACTGGTCTATATTATCatacaaaatataatattttttaaggtTACAGGGTGCCTTAAGCCTGCGGGACGTTGAAAAATCCAAAGTGTCTTGAAAAAATGTCGATACGCAAGTCATATTTAATCGAATATACTCATATTATATGTTATTGGAAAGCTTAATAAAGGAGAAATATGATAATTCTATTTGTTTCAAAGTTTTATGTAATGGTTTATTTTTCAACGGGTTTAAATCATGCGCTTGTTTTCAGCCAATCGCATCCCTTAAAATCCCTAATGTATCTAAACTATATGGCAGATCTTTACTTTTTATGGCTTATGTCAATCACAATATACACACCTACCAGACCGTGTGCggttttgagatatttttctctGTTCCTATGCAAATTTGAGTCAAAGTTAGAGGACTGAATAATTTCCAGGTGACATGACACCAAAGGACATAAAATACTTGCCAAATTGTGCAGCAATACTTGCCAAATTGTGTGGTCATATCTCTTATACTTTACGCACATTAGGGTATTGAAGTTCAGAAATGCACGCGAATCCGAAGCCGAGAAAAACTCGGTTGAAAGTTCTTAGAGAGTGCAACACCTACTTGAGTTATCTGTCAACAAGACGATCATACCATCAGCTCTAGATAAACAGACCCACCAATAAGAGGCAAAAACCGAGCAATTGTGGGCTTTGGATTTCGCCATGAGAATAACAATTGACAAGCAAGAATTCCCGCAGATGAGGAAGACAAGGAAAAGCCACGCTCACGCAAAACCAGGAAAGCATGGCTGAGACCCGTAGCAAATAGGGCAAGTTTTATCGCATTTTTGTGACATTAACTAGATAACCTAAAAGCGTAACTAAACATTTTGTCTTAATGTTTTGATTTTGCTATTTTGGAAACGATGAGGATTCTTCACTGATAACCTGGAGGCAGGTTGTAGGGACAAACTAAGAAAAGAGAAGCCAAGAAAAGTATCTTTTATATAAAAGTCTTCCCCCTCGTTTCTTACGCTTGGGATGACCCCATGCAGACttcccttttttattttatccaTCGGTTGAATATTTCGGAATGCTGATAGAAATTTCCGCAAGACGGAGCTGAATTTGAGATTTCCACGCTTTCTGAGTAAAAACTTTCTGAGTATATTAATTAACTATATCCTAAGGTCCCAGATGTACCAAACACCGGGTTCCAGTAACTGAGcaaaattccttttttctttttatcacgagaagataataaaaatccaaaaaaaaaatccattttctCTGCTAGAATAAAGGTAATGTAGTATTGAATTTAAAGAtgcaaaaatgtattttttcatAAAATTTTCACTTCAAGGCACCCAGTAACCTAAAGTCTGTGATCCttaaaattgcaaaaaaaactggtccatgatttgtgattgctaccctccacccccctgtgtaaATGGTTAAAATGTTGTAAATggtttttcatgtttttaagGCATTATAAAGGTCTTAAACTAAGTTTGATAATGGCCTTGAAAAGtctattttgttttccatATTCAAGTTAAATGCTTAGATCTATTTATTTAGGTTGTAACATTACAGACAAAGTGTAAATTTGGAAATTGTAGgtcataatttattttaaaatgtgttGACTGCTCTGCTGCAGGAACATAAAATGAAATTTTAAATCTCTTCAATAGACAGTGAACATTTGAAATCctcttttttaaattattctgTTGCATGTAATTTTTTAGATACATAGCTGTATTGGTTTCATGTCGAAAAGGCCTggcttttatttattaaaagattttatcttttgttgctctcttgTGTGATAGCCACTGCCATTTCGGTGTTTAGATTGGCATGAGTTTGCCCACTCAAAAGGTCCcttgatttcttagtgcaagttgGACTTAATGTCACAAAAAATCATGTAGGACTTTGTAGGTCATAATTTGTGGCCAGAGCTGAGTGAGTTGTTATTTGTCAGCTGTGATTAATAAGCTGGAGCCATTTGTTTATATGTACTTAAAGTTTTGATACTCTTTGTCAGGTGCTAGTGTGGATGTGAAAGAGAAGGATGGACTAACACCTCTCCACcttgctgtgtaccatggcaACAGCAACTGTGTCCAAATTTTGATTGACTATGGAGCTGACGTCAATAGTACCTCAAGGTGAtggacaaaaacaaaaattgaatGACTACCGTATTTacttatacatatatatatacgcacttaatgcgtgagtgcaggcgttcatataaTAGTGCTCAataggtgtagagcgggatatatcttggtttgtaggaaaaaaaacacgcgaactaccgtttcatccctacaagcctgtttcgtggttgcccactcatcaggagatttattaagaatatattactaccatcacttatatactatctatgtataaaattaacataaaaataggaCATGAAATTTGAATGGTTGTTATGGtgaaattgaatagttcagctgttgcataacaaggctttgttcctgtggcggcacgaagacATGCACTTATGTACATATACAGTCATGCGCACCCTGATTTTGAGATCAtttttgcattaaaaaaaGCATGTACATATTATACCTGAGTAATTATGGTAAACCCTACCCCCTATCCCTGAACAAAACTTTCTACAATAGAACCCTGCTAACTTAACGGAAGATACACATAGTTACTGATAATACATAGTTACACACATAGACACATAGTTACTGATAATACATAGTTACACACATAGACACATAGTTACTGATAATACATAGTTACACACATAGACACATAGTTACTGATAATACATAGTTACACACATAGACACATAGTTACTGATAATACATACAGTAGTTACACACCTAGTTACTGATAATACAGAGCTACACACATAGACACATAGTTACTGATAATACATACAGTAGTTACACACCTAGTTACTGATAATACATAGCTACACACATAGACACATAGTTACTGATAATACATAGTTACACACATAGACAAATAGTTACTGATAATACATAGTTACACACATAGACACATAGTTACTGATAATACATAGTTACACACATAGACACATAGTTACTGATAATACATACAGTAGTTACACACCTAGTTACTGATAATACATAGCTACACACATAGACACATAGTTACTGATAATACATAGTTACACACATATAGACACCTAGTTACTGATAATACATAGCTACACACACAGACACATAGTTACTGATAATACATAGTTTTACACATATAGACACCTAGTTACTGATAATACATAGTTACACACATAGACACATAGTTACTGATAATACATACATTAAATACACACCTTGTTACTGATAATACATAGTTACACACATAGACACATAGTTACTGATAGTACATACAGTAGTTACACACCTAGTTACTGATAATACATAGCTACACACATAGACACATAGTTACTGATAGTACATAGTTACACACATAGACACATAGTTACTGATAATACATACATTAAATACACACCTAGTTACTGATAATACAGAGCTACACACACAGACACATAGTTACTGATAATACATACATTAGTTACACACCTAGTTACTGATAATACATAGTTACACACAGACACATAGTTACTGATAATACATAGTTACACACATAGACACATAGTTACTGATAATACATAGTTACACACATAGACACATAGTTACTGATAATACATAGTTACACACACAGACACATAGTTACTGATAATACATAGTTACACATAGACACATAGTTACTGATAATACATAGTTACACACATAGACACATAGTTACTGATAATACATAGTTACACACATAGACACATAGTTACTGATAATACATAGTTACACACATAGACACATAGTTACTGATAATACATACAGTAGTTACACACCTAGTTACTGATAATACATAGTTGCACACATAGACACATAGTTACTGATAATACATAGTAACACACATAGTTACTGATAATACATAGTTACACACATAGACACATAGTTACTGATAATAGAGTAAAGAATAACAAAGTCTGTTTATTAAGACATGCATGATGTGTGAAATCAcatattaataaataaaatcagtCATGTCTTTAATTCTTAGTCTGTGTAAGTATAGAGTTTGAATTCTGGGTTTTGGGTGTTAATAAGAAGCACTCAATGCTCAAATAACAAGTGAACCATTTGCCAAGTCCTTATTATGTTTTTCAGGTTGGTCAGTTCCCCACTCTTGTGAGTCCTTACTGtcttatttttcatttttttttttcaggtttgGTAGTACCCCACTGCACCAGGCATCATACTTTGGCCATCTTTCCTGTGCCCAGATCCTCCTGAAAAATGGAGCATTTGTGGATGTGGAGGAGGCCTGGGGACAGACACCGCTATTCCTCGCAGCACAGAGGGCCCATAGGTATACACTAGAACAGCTACTAATTACTCAGGCGATATGATAGCGATAATACATTAATTTGTTACTGATTGACATGGTGGAAGGATGGTTCAAATAAGCTTCACATCAAATAAGCCAAAGAATTTATTTAACGAATAACAAGCGAAATATCAACTTTTCATACCTGCAGTAGTGTGTAGGCTTTAACACTTGCTCACTGTGGTTACCATGCAATTAAAGTTAGGCAAAACATGAATACCCTTACCTCTCTTTTTTCAGCAATGTGGTGCAGCTTCTACTGCAATATAATGCATATGTGAAGCAGACGGACAAGGCTCACTTCAAGACCGCCCTCCATGTAGCATGTGAAGCACAAAGTATTGCCTGTGTGCAGTACTTACTGGATGCAGGGGCGGATCCTAACGCACAGTGTGCCAATGGCCGAACACCAATGCACGAGGGTAACAAGACTTTTGTCATCCCATCATGGGCAAACCAGAGCTTCACCTTTTTAAGGGAGTTGGGTAGGCTAAGTGTACAGTAGTATGAGGATGGGGTTAGGGAGCAGGGAACATGTGTACCTCTCCTGTTGTTTTTGATGGGGAGATAGTTAAAGCCaaattgtcaccagtttacttctgaaGGGGTgtcggaaacctcaaccgacaaaaaaatatattagaaTCCGCAATCAATCaaatcctcaaagaaacttccaatagacacactgttTTTCCAATGCATCTTCAAGTAGAGGTAGGGGTATAGGGGCTTGGAGGAGGGAAGTAGTGGTAGGTCAATCCTGAACTACAATCTGCCCCCTTTTGCTTGGGATATGAGCCATAGTCAAGTATGAAATATTACCACCATATACCATATAGCTGTGCAGTATGTAAAAACATAAAAGTGTAGTTTTTGTATGCTAGACTGAGTAGGCttatttaaaacaaacaaacaaacaacaagcaTGCCATTCTCTTGTTCCCCAGTCGTAACGAGTGAAGAGGTAGAGCCTATAACGCACCTATTGGTGGAGTATGGTGCACGCTGTGACATTACAGATAACACAGACAGTACGCCGGTACTTGGACTAGAAGCGCTGATGCTTAGACACTCAAATGACACCAACCCTGAACACTTCCTGCGCTATCAGGGCCTATTAGAGTTTCTCTGGCATGCTCATGGTAAGAGAATTAATAATCTAgtgatttttaataataataaataatttttaattagTTATTTAGTGCTAATTTTTAGTagatatttattcattcaaaATGGAATGGTATTTCCTGTTTCTAGGTCAACCTAAAAGCTTGATGCAGATGTGCAGAGGGACAC contains:
- the LOC116616066 gene encoding ankyrin-3 isoform X3; translated protein: MGQRYTLFFTSREGREEDLKWALHDRRISPNLRDPESASVDVKEKDGLTPLHLAVYHGNSNCVQILIDYGADVNSTSRFGSTPLHQASYFGHLSCAQILLKNGAFVDVEEAWGQTPLFLAAQRAHSNVVQLLLQYNAYVKQTDKAHFKTALHVACEAQSIACVQYLLDAGADPNAQCANGRTPMHEGNKTFVIPSWANQSFTFLRELVVTSEEVEPITHLLVEYGARCDITDNTDSTPVLGLEALMLRHSNDTNPEHFLRYQGLLEFLWHAHGQPKSLMQMCRGTLRKVFSPSHLHLVNELDIPTCLKRYILNIVDDETSNKL
- the LOC116616066 gene encoding ankyrin repeat and protein kinase domain-containing protein 1 isoform X2 gives rise to the protein MGQRYTLFFTSREGREEDLKWALHDRRISPNLRDPESKQTALHVAAAKGRAGCVKLLIEAGASVDVKEKDGLTPLHLAVYHGNSNCVQILIDYGADVNSTSRFGSTPLHQASYFGHLSCAQILLKNGAFVDVEEAWGQTPLFLAAQRAHSNVVQLLLQYNAYVKQTDKAHFKTALHVACEAQSIACVQYLLDAGADPNAQCANGRTPMHEVVTSEEVEPITHLLVEYGARCDITDNTDSTPVLGLEALMLRHSNDTNPEHFLRYQGLLEFLWHAHGQPKSLMQMCRGTLRKVFSPSHLHLVNELDIPTCLKRYILNIVDDETSNKL
- the LOC116616066 gene encoding ankyrin repeat and protein kinase domain-containing protein 1 isoform X1; amino-acid sequence: MGQRYTLFFTSREGREEDLKWALHDRRISPNLRDPESKQTALHVAAAKGRAGCVKLLIEAGASVDVKEKDGLTPLHLAVYHGNSNCVQILIDYGADVNSTSRFGSTPLHQASYFGHLSCAQILLKNGAFVDVEEAWGQTPLFLAAQRAHSNVVQLLLQYNAYVKQTDKAHFKTALHVACEAQSIACVQYLLDAGADPNAQCANGRTPMHEGNKTFVIPSWANQSFTFLRELVVTSEEVEPITHLLVEYGARCDITDNTDSTPVLGLEALMLRHSNDTNPEHFLRYQGLLEFLWHAHGQPKSLMQMCRGTLRKVFSPSHLHLVNELDIPTCLKRYILNIVDDETSNKL